Genomic window (Etheostoma spectabile isolate EspeVRDwgs_2016 unplaced genomic scaffold, UIUC_Espe_1.0 scaffold00009679, whole genome shotgun sequence):
ttttctctttccctgcaGGCAGCTCCACACCCCCAccaacatcctcctcctctctctggctgtctcaGACCTTCTAGTGGGCCTCGTGGTGATGCCGGGAGAAATCCTCAAAAAAACATCCTGCTGGTTTCTTGGTGACtttgtgtgtttcctttatAATTCTCTTACAATCATCATTACTGTATCCTCACTAGGTGACATAGTGCTCATATCAGTTGACCGTTATGTGGCTATTTGTGACCCTCTGCATTACAACACCAGAATCACTGTGAACAGAGTCAAActcagtgtttgtctgtgttggcTCTATTCTGCTTCCTACAGCTTTCTCTTTGTCAAGGATGACCTGACTCAACTAGGGAGGTATAATTCCTGCTACGGAGAATGTGTGTTGGTCATTGACTATTTCACAGGACTAATAgatcttgttttgtcctttaTTTTTCCAGTTACTGTCATCGTAGCTCTGTATCTGAGAGTATTTGCCGTGGCTGTGTCTCAGGCCTGTGCCATGCGCTCTCACATTACAGTTGTCACACACCAGCTGTCAGTGACTCCAAAGGCAAAGAAATCAGAGCTGAAAGCAGCCAGGAATCTTGGTGTTCTGGTAGTTGTATTTCTAATCTTTATTTGCCCATATTACTGTGTCTCTCTTGCAGGTGACAGCTTTGTTAATGTTTCATCTGCATCCTATGTTCTCTTTGTGTGTCAATTTACCTCCGGCCTCAACCCTGTGATCTATGCCTTCCTTTACCCCTGGTTTAGAAAAGCAGTTAAACTCATGGTTACTCTTCAGATACTGCAGCCGGGCTCCCGTGAGACCAGCATGATGTAGAGAGGCTGTGGAGGGACTGGGATCAGACTCGCCTAaacattaaatgaatgaatatgttCAGTGTGTGACTTATGAAATAGAGAAATTGAAGATATACTTTCCTGTCTTTAAGTCTAAATTGTGTATGATCCACTGTTCTTCAGCTTTCTCTTGTTGTGTATTGTGTCTCTCTTATGCTGCTGCATTTAAAGAAAGAGTCATAGCACCATATACTGTTTCTAGGTAATCACTAGTGACATGAAACATTTCAACCACACAACAAAAGCGCTACAATAGCTTGTATTTATGTCTCTATGTTTGTCAAAGCATCATCTCTGTGAtttatgttgattttgttgCAAACAGAATGCCAGCCTGCTCTACCTCTGTTCCACTGTTAAAAAGAACAGCCCCACTTTCCCACCAAGTATAGAAAACATCAGCTGTGAACTGTAGTTATGTTTCACATAAAACTGTCAACAAAGTTGttgtaatcattttaatttagtttcatTCATATGTGATCCCTGTTTAAAATATATTGTCTTTATGACATAATTATGTGAAGCACTATGAAGTCCTGTCGGGAGAAACTAAATAttagattatttaaaaagacaggATTATCTACAGTTCATCAGATCATTGAAGTCACATTTCTAGAGAAACGTGTAATCATTGGACAGAGAAAGTTCAAGTTTAACAAATCCTGTGAAG
Coding sequences:
- the LOC116679176 gene encoding trace amine-associated receptor 13c-like; this encodes MEVEDGAELCFPQFPNTSCRKPSSPWPQTLLIYIVWYSLSLTTVTLNLLIIISVSHFRQLHTPTNILLLSLAVSDLLVGLVVMPGEILKKTSCWFLGDFVCFLYNSLTIIITVSSLGDIVLISVDRYVAICDPLHYNTRITVNRVKLSVCLCWLYSASYSFLFVKDDLTQLGRYNSCYGECVLVIDYFTGLIDLVLSFIFPVTVIVALYLRVFAVAVSQACAMRSHITVVTHQLSVTPKAKKSELKAARNLGVLVVVFLIFICPYYCVSLAGDSFVNVSSASYVLFVCQFTSGLNPVIYAFLYPWFRKAVKLMVTLQILQPGSRETSMM